aaaaaaaaaccctaacataGAGAGGGATAGATTGTTTCTGATgcccaaaaacactttttgaagatgcttcaatgcccaaaaacaaatcctaatttCCATAGAAAGACCGCCCAAAAACGCACTACTCCAAAAATACATATGCCCAAAAATCTCAGAGTAACTCACAGATCGAAGATGCCCAAAATCTTAAAGACGGAAGTAAAATAGCTCCAAAGCAAGGTGGCTTAATTACCGTCGTGATGTTTCTGGCGATTCTCTGGCAGCGATTTCAATCGTGCTACAAAACCCAACAGCTCACCTGGAGATGGACGCAAGAACCGGTGTGGAAGATAAAGACGTCGACATGGACAGTGAAtcggtggggaagatgaagacgacggtggCACAAGGGGGTATAGaaggattaggtttatttaatttgacgtagAATGTGTgctggagcctcaaaatgacgtgaaaacgtttatttgtcatgttttaaaagtataaataaaaaagaacatgtgtattatttttattaggtgtAAGGTGGCAATAAAACGGTTTCGGGTAAATCATTTAATGGAAAAATGAGTTCATGGagtcaaatgttattttggcctaccctagggatttataaattatttttttgaaccatatggagtgatttgtaaattaggctaaccacatggaccaattttgcatttatcccaaaaaaataaataaataatcaggAACTGATATGTAACAAATTGTACAACAAATTGTTTTTAACAGTCTAAACTTCTTTCCttgataaatttaaacaaaggGAGGCTGGCTCAATAAGAATACAGCGCTTAAAGAGGAAAGTCCCCAAAGTTCCCCCTCTTCTGTGCGTGAAAGAATATGAATTCCATTTATGGTCAAATCAAATAATGATTGACATATAAAAAGCAAGAATAGTGTAAACATTCACCCTATCATCTTCATTCTCTTTAAAGTTGAAGAAGTTAAATCATCTGCTCTTTAGCTTTTCATAGCATCTGATCCCTCATCTCGGCATTTTTCAAGAATTATACTACAGTTGTTCATTGTGCAGGCATCAAGAAGACCGTGATTCCAAAGTTTGATCATAAATATTCTCCAACACCTGAACCCATGACCATTTGTAAGCCAATTTCAGTTAATTTCTAAAATGATTACAAGTATGCAACATCTactaaattcaagaaaataattgtTAGGCTCTACGGTACTTGAGCAACAATGTAAAAGACGTGCTAACATTGACTTCATATATACCATTAGGTGCATTAACTTCAAATCCTGgcaataaaaaatagatattatctatttcatttgaaatgaagacgATCATTGTCCTCCGATCAGCAAAAGCACAATATTCGAACAATTACTCCATCTAAAACCTAAGCAACATCCCTCCCTCCATCTAAAACATGATTTGAACAATTACTCCCCCTCTTTTAAtcatgacattttttttatttatttttttattttgttggtcAAAAATGTATTGAGAAAAAAGGAATGACCCTAGCAAAGCCCAAGTATAAGGGTAGTATACAAGAAAAGCCCCAGCCAAATATTtatcttccttcttttttttttttttttttttttaatatatttcaatcaTACATTGACCCATGTGTTTCAAAACTGGGATGTAGTTCCATTAAGATCCTGTGTAGATTGTACACATCACCCATAAAAATGATATCTGATAGATTGAACAGTCACCAAGCAGGCCCCCACACCCccccaaaaacaaaagcataaaaattttgttttagaaaagaagaagaagaaaataaaaggaaagggAGCATCAAAACTCACTCAACAACTCAAAAGGATTAGCCTAGGCATAGTAGATAAAATTTGTGGTCACCAATCAGGGAAAACTATATGAACATTAAACTGAACAAATTTAAGCTGCTTAAATGATTAGGACAATATAATGCAAGAGTAATACCAAAAGAGAGCTGGAGATGAGGCCAGCTCTTGTTTATGAAGCTTTGAGAATGCCTCACAAGCCCAGGGAACATGACCATCAGCCAGCACCCTGCCAGAATACACATAGACAATGTTTCCTTAAAACAATTTcatattaaatgaaaaaaaaaaaaagtgcctcaaaagaaactaaaattaAGTGGTACACTTACTTgccatttgaattttgaatttccttAACATCAAAAAGTACTAAAGCaatagagaagaaagaaaccagaggaaagaaaaaacagaaatggACAACAAGACAAGAAGTACAACAACCTTTGCTTTCTCACAAGTGAGTTCCAAAGATGCATAAGCTTCTTTTCATCTTTCGTAACATCCACAAAATCATCAAGCATCTGCAACATTAAGAGTTTAGCATTAATTTCAGAGTCCTAAAAGTGGATAAGGAGAACAACTAATTTGGCCAATCAACTTGGGTTGGTTCATCCAAACCAAACCCGATGTACAAAACCAACCCAAAGTTAATAAAGTCATTCGTAGCTGACAAAGCCAAGTCCTGTAAATGTCATCTATGATGGGCACATATTCAAGTAAGAAAATTAGACAAAAACAGCATAAGCAAGCAAAGGACAAAAAATACTGTTCAATAACAAGAGAACTCTTGATCAGACTCAAACAGCTCAAATAACAATGATATCCAAGTTACATTCATTTGACCAACAAAGGGATACAGTTATCCAGTCTATTACAACTTCCCGAACCATCAACATAGAGTCAAAATAAGCAAAGAAAACTTTCAAATTCTCATGAAGCAAAAGTGCCATGCTCTTCCTCGAAAAGCATGATGCTTACTCAAACTCAGCTTGAAGCAAGGAttagagaaaaagtaaaaagaaaaaatccctCCAAACCCAATTTTGTCACTTAttctttaaaaagaataaagcaTATCTCTTGTTGTAGGCTTAACATTTGCCCGAGTGTGTGCATACAGAAATGAAAAGTTGGTTCCACCATGATTCTAACTTCCAAAACTTTCTAGATTAAAACAATTTAGATAACTTCTTTCATTAAGCTCAAAAATGTTGCTTATATCTCTTTGAAGGTATTAATTCACatataaacaattttacttggtTTTTCAAAACAATATATTTCAAAGACGAGAAACTTACAGTGTTTAGCTATGTTTACCCAACCATCTTGTGACATTTGCtaaaattaaaatcaccattaatgAGATCAAATTTGCATATCTGAATTATTTTGACATGTGAATTGCATGGTTATCAAATATTGCTGTTGTTTAAAACCCTGATACATATTTAAAACCCTACGATTATTAATCCTAAATTAAACATTTCAATCCCACTCCAACCTGAAATTCCCAATTAGTAGAATCCTATTAAAAAGTGATTCAGATGTGTAAAGCGCATGAAATCTTATCTCACcattataagaaatttatttttcctattatttaATCTAAAGGCCAAATATGTCACGCATTCAATCGACTGACCAGGTCATGTTACTTatcatcattttgttttcacTATCACAACTTGACAATTATAACTGGAGAAACAAAATCACTTGAATTAAATCTTCTTGGAGCAGtgtatataataatattttgggaTTCTACAATTTCTGCCAAAAAAATGCCAAGCATGAACAGAAATTTATATTATTGACAAGAACCACAAATCAGAATAACAAGCAATACAAATCTCATAAAATTGTCATGCGTACCCTTCGATCTTCAAGATCTGCAATGTCATCATCAACTTCATCTTCACTATCCCGATCCGAAAGTACTTGATCTAATGCCATAGACTTCAAGTACAAAATTGAGATAGCATTAGAAATTAAACTAGTCatcatattttcttaaaattataaaatgcgTAAGTTATTAGGAGTTCTTTGGCACATATgagaaataacaaaaattaaagaaccCACAAATAAGTTATCTAAGAAAGGTTATCCACTGGATAAATTGTAAACACAGCCTTATTAAAGCAAAGCCATAAGAAAAGTATAGCCCCTGAATTGTCAACAAGATGTCCTCCAGAGCCTATTTTGCATATCACTGGTAATTATATAGacagaataataaaaaagctaTGAGTTGAATGTTAACTATAATAAAGCTATTAATGTCAATAATACTTTGCAGATCCTAAAATCTAGTTGGCAAAGAGTGGGATGTGCATCAATATCTTATAATTCAAACATATAacgaagcatatatatatatttgaagaaaaaagaaatctaaaaCAGGTCTAAGAATCAGTGATCACCTGAACTCTATGAGAGTGAAAAAATGGTCGCTTCTGTAGGAGTGCACGGCTGGAAAAACAAATATGTGAAAAGCACATAAACAAGTCACCAGGCCCAAAAGTTATGATTTCTTACAAAGGCAacaatctctagataatctctGTTAAACGTAAGGCATACGGAAGTTCAGTACTTTTCTCACCGTAAAAGCACATCCAAAAGTTAAGCATATGATCATTACAAGTGAAATTTTAATTCAAGTAATGACCATAAGACAAACAAGCAACAGAGGGAAATTAATCAACACCCAAAACTTCCAACTTTTTGAGGAACCAGACAGAGATCATAAACTCCAACACTTTCATAAGTTTTGTTAAATGGTGATGATaacagaaaatttaaaaaaaatcaaaaaaatcaaaattcttccAGGTACATAGGACATTTCTACAACATGCTTACTCAACTTAACTCTATTTAGCCTTAATCCCAATTAGCTTTGGCTTGTGGATCCTTAAACTAATTGGGTTCAACCATATTTATTCATTTCCACTATTCTATATCACCTCATTTATAAGATACTTTGATTAGTAAGCATGAGTATaaagcatatttatatgcttctactttatgattattttttatcatatgCATGTAAATGGTCATTATATTGTATTGAATATGATCTATGGTGGAAGTAATGAGATTATCACACAGAATATCCTAGACTATACAAACCTTGCAGTATACACTTAACGTTCACAGTCAGTAATCGAACTAGGCATTCAATTTGATAAGACTGTAACACATCGATCATGATAATCTATAATGATCATGTGAAGTGATGACTTTAAATTAATGTGTTGGTGTGgatttaataaatgaaccactggagttgtcatttttttaaaacattgtcAAAATGAATGATGTGAAATTCCAAGACTCCTTACAATATTGATTCTAAACCTTGAGAGAATCGCGGACTCAAATGTGAAGTGAATGTCACTTTGATGCATTTTGGAGTTTTCAGTGGTCAAAATCTCAGTGCATTGAGCGATCACATGTAGCATTGTGGGAACTTCATCCTTAAGAAAAAATTCAAGTCCTTTGACTAGATCAAACATATACGAAATTGTGAAGCTAGTAcatattttttccttcaaatccCTCTTGAAGATGATATAATTTGACCATGGTCacatgcttttatttatttatttgggtaatgtttattttaaatCATAGATCACTATGAAACTGTGTCTTGGGCTTGTGTGAGACACAATCTAAgaatagagataaaaaaaaatgggcttgAGATAAAACCCAAAAGGCCCAAGGGAGCATGAGAGTACATGGGCTAGGGTGCACCTACTTTGGAGGAGGCTAGGGTTTAGTGTCCCCCCTATGTGGCCGTCCCCCGTCTTGGTGGAGTAGGAAATATGTTTCCTACTCTAAGTTTTCCTACCTCTCCAAGCAATCCCAACTCTTTAAATAAAGAAGCCTATGAGAGTTATTTGCTAATTTACTCACAACTAAGTTGAATATCAAGTATTCTCTCTAAATAAAAGGGAATTGATTTATCATTATCTTGTGAGAGCCCACACTCTTTGGTCATCTTTAGTTATTGAAAAGATGACTCCATGGTCTAATCAATCCCAAAGAAATTGTGTAGTAAGACAAGGATAgaagaaaaacaatttcttgggGCCACGCTCGCAGGTGAAGCCGGAGTCTTACCCAATCCGTGTGGAGGGTGGGGCTTTGCACGGGTCCAGGGTTTGCCCCAACAGGGGTGGGTTCATAAAATGACCCTTTCTTGGAGTGTTCACtgtcataaaataataataataataaaaaataaaaataaaaaattgttttgcatGATCTTTACATAATTTTAATAAAGTTCTTATCTCTAGGATAATTCCGCTATGCATGCTCGATGCACTCATAGATCCCAACACCCCTCCCTCCCTTCCTTTGATTCTATTTGTGTGACATGCAAATATAGTTGAACGCCTACCCTAAGTGGGTGGCAATGAACCAAGTCACTCACCTGGCCTAATAATTCCAGCCCAAGTATCACATCCCAGCCTTATAGAATTACACCATTTAGAAGAAAGGATTTGAAGCAAGATAGCATTTTCCAATCGAACCTTTTCCTCACCAGTCACAATATTTGCTGATTGCTCAGTAGTATGAACTATTGTCTCATTTTTTGATCAACGTGCATCGTTATAAAATTTTACTTCTAATGATTTTATGGCATTAATGTCccctaataaaaaagaataggaCTTTAGAAAGGATTTGAAGCAAGATAGCATTTTCCAATCCAATCTTTTCCTCACCAATCACACTATTTGCCGATTGCTTAGTAGTATGAAGTATCTTAAcgtaatagagagagagagagagagagacagacagaGAGTGATGTGTACAAGAAATTAATTGGGTCCTATTAATTAATTgagttattaaaatttattttatgttttacttAATTTTTGAGAGTCTGTTGTTTTCGGTAATTCAATAAATAGGATCCTTGAGTAGTTCTTTTATAAGTACTTGTCCTAGAGTATTTTAATCAATTTCATAAACAGGTACTGCCCTAGATTATGTTTAATAAGTCAATAAATGGAAGTTTCCCTagggtttctttgttagtctatTTAAGTTTATTTTGTACCCCAATGGAGGTAGACTTTGATGGAATAAAATTATGAAGAATTGATTCTTCTCTCTCCCCCACCTCTTCTCTCGTTCTCTCCTCCTaacttcttttctctttctctctcttctcctaTGAGTTGAGAGAAGGGGATCCCTTATCCCCCCTGCTGTATGTTTTTGTGATGGAGGCTCTAGGTAAAATGTTATTAGTTGCGGTTAGTGGGGGGTTGCTGGATGGTTTCACAATGGCCAATGCAACTTTCTCTCATATTCTATTTGTTGATGACACTCTTAACTTTTGTGATGCTCTTCCTACTCATTTGCATCATTTGCGGAGCTTATTCCTGTGCTTTGAAGCTACATCGGGCTTAAAGGTAAATTTGCCCAAGTTAGAATTGGTTTCTGTGGGGAATGTTACACAGCTAGGAAGGTTGACCCAAATTCTAGGGTGTGGGGTTTCCAGTCTACCGGGACAACGTTATTGGGAAACTAGAATATCGGTTGGCgagttggaaaatgatgtatttgtcCAAGGGTGGCAAGTTTATCCTCATCAAGAGTACCCTCACTAATCTGCATACGAATTACATGTCTCTCTTCCCTCTTTCGGCAAGTATTGCAAACCGCGTTGAGAAGATCCAGTGTGATTTTTTATGGTGTGGGTAaagtgaagagttcaaatatcacctgATGAGTTGGTCCAAGGTTTGTTCACTGATCTCTGAGGGAGGGTTGGGTATCAAGAATTTGAGTGTTTAATCGCGATCTCTTAGGTAAATGGTTATGGCGCTATGAGCTTGAGAGAGAAGCATGGTGGAGAGTAGCCGTGGACTCTAAATATGATAGTTTATAGGGAGGATGGTGTTCTCTTGAGCCTACACGAGCCTTTGGGGTGGGGCTATGGAAGAATACCAAGCAAGCATGGGAAAAAATTTCCAGTTTTACTAGATTTGAAGTGGGAGATGGTTCCAGGTTCAACTTTTGGCATGACTAGTGGTGTGGGGAACCAACTCTATAGGTAGCTTTTCTAGTTTAATATGGTCTCGCTTGTGCAAAGGATGCCTTTATTGTATCTAATTGGAGTGTTTGGACGGCTCCAACCAATGGAATGTGAGTTTTGCTAGAGCGGCGCATGATTGGGAAATGGATGTCTTTACTTCTTTTCTCCAAGTGTTGCATtcaattagagagagaaaaggatgTGAAAATCAGTTGTGGTGGGCTCCTTCAAAAAGAGGATTGTTCAGGTCAAATCCTTCTATTGCTCTCTGGCTTCTTCTGAAGGTAGTTGCTTCCCCAAAAAGGGTGTTTGGCGGACTCATGTTTCTTCGAGAGCAGacttttttgtgtggtcggcgACTCTAGGCAAGATGCACCTTGGATAATCTCAAGAGGACAGATGTTGCATGCGCAAGAGGAATGGGGAGTTTGTggaccaccttcttcttcactATGATGTGGCTTCTGCCATTTAGAGTGTTTTTTTTCAGTCGTTTTGGGATATCCTAAGTTATGCCTAGACGTATTGTTGATTTGTATGACTGTTGGTGGTCCTCTAACCGGCCAAGGAGTGTTGTGATGTGGAAAATGATGCATGCGTGCCTCTTTTGAGGACAGGAAGGACACTAGGGGAAATCTTATCTTTGTTCTACGAAACACTGCATCTATGGACAACAATGTTGGTGTCTCCTCTATTgattagttatagtgatttGTTCGTTTTGCTCTTTCTAGTTAggttaggggcgccttacgctttcaatgagattggtttattacctatccaaaaaaaaaaatgtagatttttctacaatttttttttttaaaaaaaaaaaaaaaaaaaaaaaaggaaaaaaaagtcaTATATTATATTTGCCTACATTGGCATGCATCTCTAGATGGTTCTTATCAATTCCAAATGtcatgaaaaattaaaataaggaaTGAAAGTAGCACATAAAAGCTTACCCACTTATATAACCAACAAAAAGACCAAGAAGCAACTAAGTTTACAGAGAACATACTTGTGAAGATATCCCATCTTCTATGTTAATTATCAACAACAAAACAAGAGGAGCAGGCAGTACCGAGAACCAAAAAAGAGATGCATCTAACAAAGAGCTTTTCAACGTCTCATGCCAGTTGGAGGAACTAAGGATGTAGCAAAATAAAATCGGATGGAGGAACGGATCAAATGAATTTttctacattattttttttccatcaaaCCAAGCATAAAATCATATGATATGGCTATAACGCCATCTGAAATGTGATTTGAAATACCAGGCAGCTAGGAGTGGAAATcatttttcacttctttttatGATGACCTTAGGTAGTCCAGCATGTCAATATATACTTTATTTATCTTTTAGATAAGTAAttcattgaaaaagaaaagtgcaGTAAAGAGGCATAACCCTAGTACGTggaaaatatacaagagaaacacccagTTCTCAAAACCAAAATAAGAGTAACATAGAAGGAAGTCTTTGTAATGCTATGGACGATTGGAAATATACTGGGCATAAAATAGCGTTGGTGAACATACTTTCTAGGGTCTGACCGCTCCACGCTTAATTTCCTTGATTTAACAGGCACCGTAGGATCACTTCCAAATAGCGATTTAACACATTCAGGGTCCCCAGAGGATTGAGCCATGGCAATTGAAACACCAGGAACATTAGGACTGGACGCAACGCGCTCTATGCACCCAATGGCACCAGGATAATCAGGACCATAGTTTCCTCCAACCCTTCCATTCGGCATTTCTTTTTCACTGGGGAATGACTTCGAAACCTTCTCACCTTTACAGGATTGAACATCTGATCCACGAGTTAAGTTTCAGTCTTCCATGGAAAAGACATATGAAGATGGAACCAAAAGGTAATCTATGTCCAAACATATATTGCAACTGTGCTACGcatcaaaatatttaaaagatgaAATGAGGCTTGTAATTTTTAATCTAACCTTCTCTAAGTAGCTATCAGAACAGTAAACCCAGCATGAATCTACAAGGACCTAAATCAACCCAACTTCAGATTCAAATCAAAATGACATGGATTGTTTCCGCGATAACTTTGAGCTTGGCTTTGACTAGGCAGTAGCAGTCATTATCAAATGATCTAAAAGTGACTATCTTGCAGGTAGTGAAGAAGTTTAAATGAAGGAAACTCAATCACTTTGGAATAATTATTATTTCGATCAGCTGATATTACATATGCTGATGGCAGATCTCAAGTCATTCCAAACTCATCATAAGACATTGAAGTCTAAAATGAGACACTGTTCATAGCCTGCTATTGATTGTTTTACCAGCCAGATATGGTAACACAGGTCCTAAAGGACTGCTGATTAAAAACCATGTTGTAACAATCCCAGACGTATTGAACAAGTCTAGCATGGTTACATAGACATATAATTCAAGAATATTTTAGCACCAAGCTTGGTAGCGGGGAACAAGAGGAAACATAAAGAGAAGAAGCATACTTAAGTTTCCCTTGATCAACAAGTGATTTGGAGGAAATgagccaataatattttatggAACCTTCCTTTTCCACCCACAAATTTCCAAACTTCAAAGGAAAATTATGAGGCCTACAACATTTTCAGCAGACGTTACAACTACTTTAAAAAGGCTAGTTTATGCTcatacttcatttttttttccatgctTATCAGCGTAAACAATGGAAATGGGTGTTATTTTATCCTCTTCCCTTCCCCTCTTCTCTTGCTTTTAGAGAGGGTGGTTACAAGTTGTAATATGAATACTAAAAAaggattattattattcattttatataaCAGGCATCAGAAAATATCTATTAAACTCATCCTTCACCaatccaacaaacaaaaaataaataaatttaccaTCATCCTTCTCCAAAAATCCCTTGTGAATGCCTTCCCCAACTGGTCTAGGTGAGTCCATCTCCAGGAACTGTATATTAACACGCTTTTCATTTTGATCAAGGTCCTTTCGCCTAAGCTTTCGTGGCCTTGAGCTGTACATATAATTCAATTGATCTTTTCAACTCCCAGTAACAAACAAAAAGGATTAAAGAAGCTGTAGGCCGTTCCCAAAGATATAAAAGCAGACCAAAACAAGAATGTTTGCAATTTTGGCTCCACCCCAGCAGCTACAGTCTGTACAGAGAAACATTTTCACGTGATATGATAGTTGGaaaggaactttttttttttctattgaaaaATAGTTAGGGTCACATATGGAGTAAACATGATTCTCATTACtggagaagaaaaatacaatttgcaTCCTGTAAAGTTGAAGTAAAATGTATAAACTTTGCCATGCCAACAATATATGAGACATAATGACAAGGAAGTGTCCTTATTTCAAGGTTATTTTGGTCTTTTGTTGCTTGTCTTGTGAGGTTTTTTTGATACTTTATGTTGTTTTGCAGAAAATTTGATGATGTGGCCTATAAAAGACATGTTTTTTAGTCTTCTCAAACAAGTTGTTGAATTTATGAAAAGTTTAGCCTTTGGCTGAGAGGAGGAATTCTTAGATATGTTTTTGTATCTCTTAGCTTTTACCTTCAAGTGGTGAGCGTGGATTCGCATCTGTATCTCGAGGTGATTGTCTCGAGCGGTGAGCATGCTCTATATCTATATCTCTTGGTGACTTCCATTGAGTGGTGAATGTAGATTTGCATCTATATCCTGTGGTGGTCTTCTTGGAGTGACAAGCAGGTTTCGAACTTTGTATCCTTGAGTGGATTTCCTTCGGGTGGTGAGTTATCTATcctttcttcttgttgttggGCAGGTTGAAATCCTTCACCTTAAAGTTGTGAACTTTGGGGTTATGTTGGGATCTCAAAGGTTGTTTTGGTGGTATTTGGGTTGTGGCTTGTGTTTCTTGGTGACCAAGCTTGAAGCTTTGTTGTGTTTGGTTGAGATTTTGGTGCTGCTAGTACCAAAGTAAagatttttattgtattttgagtGGGTTCTTGCAGTTGTCCTTTTTCCCTCGagtttttttggcataaaattCGTATCAAAGCTTCGGTTGTGGTGGCCAATTGATGTAGACCAACTGCTTTCAATTTTAGGAAGAAATCTGGAGAAGACAAGCACTTGAGGACGAGATCCAAAACATGTCCTGAAGAGCTTGTTAGGAAGGCTTCGGAAAGGAGATTCGAGAGTCCTGTTACCTACGATGTCAAGGACTCTGGATCAGCTGCTCAATTGGGAGATCCTGCTGCTCAATTGGGAGATCCAAGAGCCTCGTCAACAATCTAGTCAACTTGGTGTCCTGACAAGGTCACTAAAGAAGAACTATTAAGGCTACCTGAGAGCCTCGTCAGAAAGCCATCCTGACGAGCTCAATATGAAAGGAGCCCCCAAGAGCCTTGTCAACAAAGGGTCTTGGCGTCAGGACAGGGACACTCATCCTGACGCAATCACATCAATCCGACAGAACCGACTTTATTTCAATGTTTTAGTAGGGTTAGAAGTTTAGATACTATAAATACTTGTTATAAATGGCCTTGGTTGtagcttttgtttattttggttTTCAGTAAGAAACACTCAAGTAGTGGTTTTCAAGCTATCCTACCTCAAATCCTTGATTTGTTGGTTTTGGGAAGAGTTGTGAGTGTAGTATTGTTTCTTTTGCGATCCACTACACCTACACTGCATCACCAGTCGAGGTCAGGATAGTCTTTTGGTGGATGTTGAGTGAGAAAATTGCAGATATGATTTTCGAGGTGCTGAAGAGGAAGATTTAAAGAAGCAACTTCGTCAAATCCAACAAGGTCTAGAGCACTAAGACTCAAGGCAAATGCAACGCCCCCAAAGTCATCTAGCACGCTACGAGTCCTTGAGTCATGATGCCAACTCATGGAATAGTATGTCAAGTGATGAATTTTCAG
This genomic interval from Corylus avellana chromosome ca3, CavTom2PMs-1.0 contains the following:
- the LOC132173546 gene encoding polycomb group protein EMBRYONIC FLOWER 2-like gives rise to the protein MCHQNSCVHLSVEEATAAEESLLTYCKPVELYNILRCRALHNPSFLRRCLHYKIQSKRKRRLKAEIVIFNYRDCNNMLRKTEVTEDFSCPFCMMECASFKGLRSHLCSSHDLFNFEFWVTEEYQAVNVSVKIDMLGSETVAAGVEPKLQTFLFCSRPRKLRRKDLDQNEKRVNIQFLEMDSPRPVGEGIHKGFLEKDDDVQSCKGEKVSKSFPSEKEMPNGRVGGNYGPDYPGAIGCIERVASSPNVPGVSIAMAQSSGDPECVKSLFGSDPTVPVKSRKLSVERSDPRNRALLQKRPFFHSHRVQSMALDQVLSDRDSEDEVDDDIADLEDRRMLDDFVDVTKDEKKLMHLWNSLVRKQRVLADGHVPWACEAFSKLHKQELASSPALFWCWRIFMIKLWNHGLLDACTMNNCSIILEKCRDEGSDAMKS